One genomic window of Ciona intestinalis chromosome 7, KH, whole genome shotgun sequence includes the following:
- the LOC113474390 gene encoding heat shock transcription factor, X-linked-like yields MNAVQSNTGNMFNVADISMSVALFPNKLYRMLSDTQCHSLYWGVSGDHLVINTRDFEDELLQNTAARWRYQLKTTSTTSFIRQLHAYGFRKVIEGFCLERPAEPNHIRRYYHPYFHRDRMDLLVFMKRSVRTSTRRPISSSAMAQVAGPALLNRHLMTGLPGYRQDRAMFTEFRPRPPPVFMSKRRRKTQPMRHPSFDNKRYKTETGD; encoded by the exons ATGAATGCTGTGCAGTCGAACACAGGAAATATGTTCAACGTTGCCGATATTTCAATGTCAGTCGCGCTTTTTCCTAACAAGTTGTATCGCATGTTGAGCGATACGCAGTGTCACTCACTATATTGGGGTGTTAGCGGCGACCACTTGGTTATAAATACAAGAGATTTTGAGGACGAGTTACTGCAAAACACAGCGGCAAGATGGCGATATCAACTAAAAACAACATCGACTACAAGCTTTATACGACAACTGCACGCATACGGGTTCAGAAAAGTTATAGAAGGCTTTTGTTTAGAAAGACCTGCTGAACCAAACCATATACGAAGATATTACCATCC ttattttcaCCGGGACCGTATGGACTTGCTCGTTTTCATGAAACGTAGCGTGCGAACATCAACTAGAAGGCCCATCAGTTCATCTGCCATGGCCCAAGTTGCTGGCCCTGCGCTCCTAAATCGACACCTTATGACCGGGTTACCGGGCTACAGGCAGGACAGAGCCATGTTTACCGAGTTCCGACCGAGACCACCGCCTGTTTTCATGTCAAAACGTCGGCGAAAAACTCAACCGATGAGGCACCCGTCTTTTGACAACAAACGCTACAAAACTGAAACTGGTGACTAA
- the LOC100183292 gene encoding uncharacterized protein LOC100183292: protein MGAVDNIENNIRTSLKTKRVRVSEFFKDFDRLRSGSITASQFKRCLDQFLGLKLSAKEIDEIADKYCLKDGMVNYRAFSDVIDQNFHPEKLEADPESQTVPTLEYLGTERSHVQLGPELVKEVDSILLKIQNYYTYHGVNIRTCYEDFDRHHNGLVTMSQFARRFPGPPDVTENEIKLLAQHYQDPSKPGMTNYLNFHHDVEHIKNVAAIDKVVLATTVSEHPSAVVYDDSSIEANPDLKKIFDQIRVAIYKNGIRTTEFFKDHDKLRSGVITENQFICGLSLGCGKEAHLTKKEIAKLAEHYKTLDGRVQYKAFCDIMENAFNVPGLEKKPTIHPVSPPSGALTRSLAQLSSEEEQHLVEVLSNLGEVVRKRRLLLYPYFKDYDRGVAYTRNVTKSQFARILHFLSLDVSEEDLKLLCRKFEEPTSQDVNYPAFCQAIDQEFNHYTVDASKPIPGTEYVPPPPAAVIDTSHINMNELIQRIQHHVLVNRIRVGEFFEDFDPLRSGSISRSIFTRGLNSMGVEWLDKVHVFALLEMYSDPKKTDCVLWTNFLTDIESVFTQRGLEKDPTKKVAPLESFILPKEGANLQWSMASENDFKAFEEAMGRMRSRAIQRRILAKPVFQDFDKHNNGHVTKSQFRQCLASLDLHADEGEVNAIECKFTDSIGFDYIRFLGELMPQIRDVPKYKEHLKELQAVNAHKKPMEIDALTDVQTIMNKIKIKVSKERMRVYEFMKDYDKLKTGRILMPNFKRALDLAGLELKESEVKLLSDTFQSPGEPDFCDYLAFSDEIESIFTLKHLEKQPLTAPTQFKPPVEWQLNTLSEEAEIVYNMAMSRVAEHVRKTRNQLFPLFEDYDRVHNGTVSRSQFHRVLSELEMGSLLSEQEFRVIFTKFNVRIGGKNDVNYLPFCDRIYEIARFDPFKP, encoded by the coding sequence ATGGGAGCGGTGGACAACATAGAAAACAATATTCGTACATCATTGAAGACCAAACGTGTTCGTGTGTCTGAGTTTTTCAAAGATTTTGATCGGCTTAGATCTGGGTCCATTACAGCTTCTCAGTTCAAGAGATGTCTTGATCAATTTCTTGGCTTGAAGCTCTCAGCTAAGGAAATAGATGAGATAGCCGACAAATACTGCTTGAAAGATGGAATGGTAAATTACCGGGCTTTTTCTGATGTTATTGATCAGAACTTCCACCCAGAGAAGTTAGAAGCTGATCCAGAGTCTCAGACTGTCCCAACTTTGGAGTACCTTGGCACTGAGAGGTCCCATGTTCAACTTGGTCCTGAGCTTGTAAAGGAAGTTGACTCTATTTTGTTAAAGATACAAAACTACTACACCTATCATGGCGTCAATATTCGAACATGCTATGAGGATTTTGATCGCCATCACAATGGCTTGGTCACGATGTCACAATTCGCAAGACGCTTCCCTGGACCACCTGATGTGACGGAGAATGAGATTAAGCTTCTAGCCCAGCATTACCAAGACCCCTCTAAACCAGGGATGACAAATTACCTAAATTTCCACCATGATGTAgaacacattaaaaatgtgGCAGCCATCGATAAAGTGGTGTTGGCAACCACAGTATCAGAGCACCCATCTGCTGTTGTCTATGACGATTCCTCTATTGAAGCAAACCCAGATTTGAAGAAAATTTTTGATCAAATTCGAGTGGCTATTTATAAAAACGGGATTCGAACCACTGAGTTTTTCAAAGACCATGACAAGTTAAGAAGTGGAGTCATAACTGAGAATCAATTCATCTGTGGTTTATCTCTTGGTTGTGGCAAAGAAGCTCATCTTACAAAGAAGGAAATCGCAAAGTTGGCTGAGCACTACAAGACTCTTGATGGTAGGGTACAATACAAAGCATTCTGTGACATCATGGAGAATGCGTTCAATGTTCCTGGCTTGGAAAAGAAACCGACCATTCACCCAGTTTCACCACCATCTGGGGCTCTAACGAGATCGCTTGCTCAGCTTTCATCTGAAGAAGAACAACATTTGGTTGAAGTCTTATCTAATCTTGGTGAAGTTGTGAGGAAAAGGCGTCTTCTACTTTATCCGTACTTCAAGGATTATGATCGTGGTGTGGCTTACACTAGGAATGTTACCAAGTCACAATTCGCAAGAATCCTGCACTTTCTAAGTCTAGATGTAAGTGAAGAAGACTTGAAGCTTTTGTGCAGAAAGTTTGAAGAACCAACTAGTCAGGATGTGAACTATCCTGCTTTTTGCCAAGCTATTGATCAGGAGTTTAACCATTATACAGTGGATGCCTCGAAACCGATACCAGGTACTGAGTATGTACCACCACCACCTGCGGCAGTGATCGATACAAGTCATATCAACATGAATGAGCTTATACAGAGAATACAACATCATGTTTTAGTTAACAGGATCAGAGTTGGAGAATTCTTTGAGGATTTTGATCCACTGAGAAGCGGTTCTATTTCGAGATCAATATTTACACGTGGATTGAATTCAATGGGTGTTGAATGGCTTGATAAGGTGCATGTGTTCGCTCTGCTGGAGATGTACTCTGATCCAAAGAAAACAGATTGTGTGCTGTGGACCAACTTCCTCACAGACATTGAATCTGTGTTCACGCAACGAGGTTTGGAGAAAGATCCAACTAAAAAAGTTGCTCCTCTTGAGTCTTTCATCTTGCCCAAAGAAGGAGCTAATTTACAGTGGAGTATGGCTTCAGAGAATGACTTCAAAGCATTTGAAGAAGCAATGGGAAGAATGAGAAGCAGAGCAATACAGAGAAGGATTCTCGCAAAACCAGTGTTCCAGGATTTCGACAAACATAACAACGGTCATGTCACAAAATCTCAATTCAGGCAGTGTCTAGCTTCACTGGATTTGCATGCAGATGAAGGTGAAGTGAATGCTATTGAGTGTAAGTTTACTGATAGCATTGGGTTTGATTACATAAGATTCCTGGGTGAGCTAATGCCTCAGATACGCGATGTTCCAAAGTATAAGGAGCATTTAAAGGAGTTACAAGCTGTCAATGCTCATAAGAAACCAATGGAAATTGATGCTCTTACTGATGTTCAAACCATcatgaataaaattaaaatcaaagtcTCAAAGGAGAGAATGCGAGTGTATGAGTTCATGAAGGATTATGACAAGCTTAAAACTGGAAGAATACTTATGCCAAACTTCAAGAGGGCTCTTGATCTTGCTGGGTTGGAGCTAAAGGAGTCTGAAGTAAAATTACTAAGCGACACTTTCCAGTCACCAGGCGAACCAGATTTCTGTGATTACTTAGCATTCAGTGATGAAATAGAATCAATCTTTACATTGAAGCACTTGGAGAAGCAACCTCTCACTGCTCCTACGCAGTTTAAACCTCCAGTAGAATGGCAGTTGAACACATTATCCGAGGAGGCGGAAATTGTATACAACATGGCCAtgagtcgagttgctgaacaTGTAAGGAAGACGAGGAACCAACTCTTCCCGCTTTTTGAAGATTACGATCGCGTCCACAACGGCACGGTGTCCAGATCTCAGTTCCACCGAGTCCTCAGTGAACTAGAGATGGGATCACTCCTCAGTGAACAAGAGTTCAGGGTGATCTTTACAAAGTTCAATGTGAGGATTGGAGGTAAAAACGATGTCAACTATCTCCCATTCTGCGACAGAATTTACGAGATCGCACGATTTGATCCATTCAAACCATGA
- the LOC100177738 gene encoding propionyl-CoA carboxylase beta chain, mitochondrial, translating into MLNLTLCRRLPNLVATCHNTCIRTSSQASVSIQENIKNKRKLAKLGGGQKRIDAQHKKGKLTARQRIEVLLDPGTFTEYDMFVEQRCIDFGMDAPENKFAGDSVVTGHGLINGRQAYVFSQDFTVFGGSLSSAHAQKICKIMDQAMLVGAPVIGLNDSGGARIQEGVESLAGYADIFQRNVMASGVVPQISMIMGPCAGGAVYSPALTDFTFMVKDTSYLFITGPDVVKSVTNEDVTSEELGGAKPHTTVSGVAHKAFDDDIDALLQLREFYNFLPMSNKDNAPIVSTDDPSDRLCPLLDNIIPLESTKAYDMIDVVKSLSDNNYFWEVMPNYAKNIVVGFARMGGRTVGFVGNQPKVASGCLDINSSVKGARFVRFCDSFNIPLITLVDVPGFLPGTGQEHGGIIRHGAKLLYAYAEATVPKITVITRKAYGGAYDVMSSKHLRGDINYAWPTAEVAVMGAKGAVQIIFRGKTNQAEQEAEYIEKFANPYPAATRGYVDDIIEPRTTRSRICRDLKLLASKQQSNPWKKHANMPL; encoded by the exons ATGTTGAATTTAACATTATGTCGCCGTTTACCGAATCTAGTAGCTACATGCCACAACACATGCATCCGAACATCAAGCCAGGCTTCTGTATCTATCcaggaaaatataaaaaataaacgaaaactTGCGAAATTGGGTGGAGGGCAGAAAAGGATTGATGCTCAGCATAAGAAG GGCAAACTAACAGCTCGACAGCGAATAGAGGTTCTGCTTGATCCTGGAACCTTCACTGAGTACGACATGTTCGTTGAACAGCGGTGTATCGACTTTGGAATGGACGCACCtgaaaacaaa tttgCTGGTGATAGTGTAGTGACAGGACATGGACTGATTAATGGAAGACAAGCATATGTGTTCTCTCAAGACTTCACTGTGTTTGGTGGCTCATTATCAAGTGCTCATGCTCAGAAGATATGCAAG ataatgGACCAAGCAATGTTGGTTGGGGCTCCTGTTATTGGTTTAAATGATTCAGGTGGAGCAAGAATACAGGAGGGTGTGGAATCACTTGCTGGTTATGCAGATATTTTCCAG CGTAATGTAATGGCATCAGGTGTTGTGCCCCAGATCTCTATGATAATGGGTCCATGTGCAGGAGGTGCCGTGTACTCACCTGCACTAACTGACTTCACATTCATGGTGAAAGATACTTCATATTTGTTCATTACTGGACCTGATGTTGTGAAG TCAGTTACAAATGAAGACGTAACATCCGAAGAGTTAGGTGGAGCGAAACCTCACACAACTGTATCAGGGGTGGCTCATAAAGCATTTGATGATGATATTGATGCGTTGTTACAACTGAGagaattttataatttcctTCCAATGAGTAATAAAGACAACGCACCAATTGTATCCACAGATGATCCAAG CGATCGCCTTTGCCCTCTACTGGACAACATTATACCACTAGAGAGCACCAAAGCTTACGATATGATCGATGTTGTTAAATCA TTATCAGACAACAATTACTTTTGGGAAGTGATGCCAAACTATGCAAAGAATATTGTGGTTGGATTTGCAAGGATGGGTGGAAGGACTGTGGGGTTTGTGGGGAATCAACCAAAAGTTGCTTCAG GGTGTCTTGACATCAATTCTTCAGTAAAGGGAGCTCGCTTTGTTCGCTTCTGTGACAGCTTTAACATACCACTTATAACGCTGGTTGACGTACCTGGATTCTTACCAGGCACTGGGCAGGAACATGGGGGTATTATACGACATGGGGCCAAGCTCTTGTATGCTTATGCTGAAGCTACTGTGCCAAAAATAACAGTAATCACTAGGAAG GCATATGGAGGTGCATATGATGTGATGTCATCTAAACATCTTCGAGGTGACATCAACTATGCATGGCCAACTGCTGAAGTAGCTGTTATGGGGGCTAAGGGAGCTGTTCAGATTATATTTCGTGGTAAAACAAACCAGGCAGAACAAGAGGCAGAATATATTGAAAAGTTTGCAAACCCTTATCCTGCTGCTACTAGAG gttatgttgatgacatcatagagcCACGAACCACACGTTCAAGGATTTGTCGCGACTTAAAATTACTTGCAAGTAAACAACAATCCAACCCATGGAAGAAACACGCTAACATgccattatga
- the LOC113474391 gene encoding proline-rich receptor-like protein kinase PERK2 produces MTPRQDPMTSRLSLMTSWTXQETKERDHPKVIRTTPLMPTNPHMFRDYHTNPKHPPSFYPCQPLTIAPQQPRFTSPGNFPAFPNMGNPPVTVPPYSVLQPAYIAWPTRKAYCSRSKQWMHPRPTIIPLSYNRPPSNTMSTSPNKSGPQEQQGSFPFYPPWGPMIKDEPPYPYHMMHEHNFNPMPHENKDKK; encoded by the exons ATGACGCCACGACAAGatccaatgacgtcacgattaagcctaatgacgtcatggacCANACAAGAAACAAAAGAACGCGACCACCCGAAGGTTATACGAACAACCCCACTCATGCCTACAAACCCGCACATGTTCCGGGATTACCACACGAACCCCAAGCACCCACCCTCGTTTTACCCATGCCAACCACTCACAATCGCCCCACAACAGCCTAGGTTCACGTCGCCAG GTAATTTTCCCGCATTCCCGAACATGGGAAATCCCCCTGTTACGGTACCACCGTACTCAGTGCTACAACCAGCATACATAGCATGGCCAACCAGGAAAGCTTACTGTTCACGTAGTAAGCAATGGATGCATCCCCGTCCTACTATCATACCTTTATCATACAACCGCCCACCTTCTAATACAATGAGCACATCCCCGAATAAAAGCGGGCCACAGGAGCAACAAG GGAGTTTCCCGTTTTACCCACCCTGGGGACCAATGATCAAGGACGAGCCACCTTACCCCTACCACATGATGCATGAACATAACTTTAACCCAATGCCCCACgaaaataaagacaaaaaataa